Proteins from a genomic interval of Streptomyces sp. NBC_01445:
- a CDS encoding SAM-dependent methyltransferase, with translation MTNEQWGAGRGWREATEEALYGPCGFYRRPEGPAGHFRTSVHASPLFAGAVARLLCRVDEVLGAPPELAFVDMGAGRGELVTGVLGALPADVAARTRAYAVERAERPAGLDHRIEWCAHPPKGVTGLLFANEWLDNVPLDVVEADASGEARHVLVHQDGTEELGEPMGDGPEADWLARWWPLAGEPGLRAEIGLPRDTAWAAAAGTLERGVAVAVDYAHSRDARPPFGTLTGFREGRETPPVPDGSCDITAHVALDACALPGALILTQRAALHALGVSGGRPPLSLAAGDPAAYVRALSGAGEAAELTAAGGLGDFGWLVQPVGVRARDLLLVDVADDEEQ, from the coding sequence CCCTGCGGCTTCTATCGCAGGCCCGAGGGACCCGCGGGGCATTTCCGCACTTCGGTGCATGCGTCGCCGTTGTTCGCCGGGGCCGTCGCGCGGCTTCTGTGCCGGGTGGACGAGGTGCTCGGGGCCCCGCCGGAGCTCGCCTTCGTCGACATGGGCGCGGGCCGCGGCGAGCTGGTGACGGGCGTCCTGGGGGCGCTGCCCGCCGACGTGGCGGCCCGCACGCGCGCGTACGCGGTGGAGCGGGCGGAGCGTCCCGCCGGCCTCGACCACCGCATCGAGTGGTGCGCACACCCCCCGAAGGGGGTCACCGGACTCCTCTTCGCGAACGAGTGGCTCGACAACGTCCCCCTGGACGTCGTCGAGGCCGACGCCTCCGGAGAGGCGCGCCACGTCCTCGTACACCAGGACGGGACCGAGGAGCTCGGGGAGCCCATGGGCGACGGTCCGGAGGCGGACTGGCTGGCCCGGTGGTGGCCGCTCGCCGGTGAACCGGGGCTCCGCGCGGAGATCGGCCTCCCCAGGGACACCGCCTGGGCCGCGGCCGCGGGGACGCTGGAGCGCGGCGTGGCGGTCGCCGTCGACTACGCGCACTCCCGGGATGCCCGGCCGCCCTTCGGGACGCTCACGGGCTTCCGTGAGGGCCGTGAGACCCCGCCGGTGCCGGACGGCTCGTGCGACATCACGGCCCATGTGGCGCTCGACGCGTGCGCGCTCCCGGGCGCCCTGATCCTCACGCAGCGCGCGGCCCTGCACGCTCTCGGGGTGAGCGGTGGCCGTCCTCCGCTGTCGCTCGCCGCCGGCGATCCGGCGGCCTACGTGCGGGCCCTCTCCGGAGCCGGCGAGGCCGCCGAGCTGACCGCTGCGGGCGGGCTCGGCGACTTCGGGTGGCTGGTGCAGCCGGTGGGCGTACGGGCGCGGGACCTGCTACTTGTCGATGTCGCCGACGACGAAGAACAGTGA